The Sphaerisporangium siamense genome includes the window GTCGGTGAGCACGGGCGCCTCCTCCTCCGGCACGGGCGGCGGCTCGCTCACGTCCCACGGGCGGTCGAGCACCCGGGCCACGATCTGCCCGTGATGGGCCAGGTAGAAGTCCAGCAGCTCCTCGTGGTCGGTGCTGATCAGCGTGGACGGCAGCTCGAAGCCCGCGCGGCCCGCCACCGAGAGCTGGTACAGCTTGCGCTGGGCCCTGCGGATCGCCGCGCGCGTGGCCGGCACGGCCAGGCAGTCCAGGGTGTCCCACACGTCGGAGGCGAACCCGTCCTGCTGGGTGCTGCCCTCGACGGGCGGCCCGGGACGCCGGAACCACACCGAGGTGAGCCGGTCGAGGTCCACGCGCCGTCCGGCGGCGAGGAGCACGCGCCGCGCCGTGCCGGAATGGTCCAGCGTGACGGACAGGCGCGCGGCGCCGGGGAACCATCCCGGCTCTAAGACGAGCGCGTCGGCCCCCCGCCCGACGAGGGCGCGCGCCACGTGCCGCGCCTGGGTGTCGCCATCCTCGGTGAGGATGAGCACCGTACTACTCATGTCCCGATCTCCACTCGTGCCCGAGGATCGGGGGCGGCCCGCCTCGGCGTTCCATGGACGGTTCACGATGACGCGCGGCACTTGATCACGGCTTGTCGGCGCGGCGGGGCGACTTGCGGATGGCTTGGAGCACTACGCGACCGGTGCGCGCCGATCTATTCCAGATAAAACCTGTAGGGATAGTTGTAAAGTTCGGCCCACGGGATTACCGTGGGGAACGTGAACCGCGCCGCCTACCTGACCACTCGCCGGCACGTCGATCTCTGCAGGGTCACCGGTTCTCTCTGTCACGCCGAGACGCCCACCGGCCGATCGACGACGACAGGAGAAGACCATGCAGGAGTTGTGGTACACCCGAGCCCCTGAGCCCACCGCGACCGGCATCGCCGCCGATCTCGGCTGGCTCGACGACGAGTTCGCCCCCGAGGGCATCGCCGTGCGCCCCTTCAGAGAGACCACCGGTCTCGACGGGCACGCGGGCGGCCCGCTGCGGACGCTGCTCCACGAGAGCGGCAACGTCCCCGCCCTGTGGGCCCGCTCGCGCGGCGCCTCGTCCCGGCTCGTCGCCCTGGCCTGGGCCGAGACGCCGCAGGTGATACTCACCCGTGCCCACGTCACCATCCGCGAGCCCGAGGATCTGCGCGGGCGCCGCCTCGGCCTGCCCCTGCGTCCGGACGTCCCGGTGGACGTCGAACGCGCCACGGCCCTGCGCGGCCTGCGCAACGCCCTCTGGGCCGGCGGCCTCACGCTCAACGACGTCCACCTGATCGACGTCCCCGTCACGCCCGGCGCGGCGGCCCCCGAGCTCGACGCGCTGGCCCGTGGCGAGGTGGACGCGGTCTACGTCGGGAACGCGGCCGTCCTGCACGCCGCCGAGACCCGCGGCCTGCCGGTCGCGATCGACCTCGGCGTCCATCCCGACAAGCGTGTCAGGGTCAACGACGCCACGCTCAGGCTCATCACCGTCGACCAACTGCTGCTGGACATCCGGCCCGACGTCGTCGCCCGC containing:
- a CDS encoding ABC transporter substrate-binding protein, with product MQELWYTRAPEPTATGIAADLGWLDDEFAPEGIAVRPFRETTGLDGHAGGPLRTLLHESGNVPALWARSRGASSRLVALAWAETPQVILTRAHVTIREPEDLRGRRLGLPLRPDVPVDVERATALRGLRNALWAGGLTLNDVHLIDVPVTPGAAAPELDALARGEVDAVYVGNAAVLHAAETRGLPVAIDLGVHPDKRVRVNDATLRLITVDQLLLDIRPDVVARFLRVLLDAADWAAAYPRQAVLLAGENDDGAPGRRTPPQRTPGSGWDAPPPGLADLRVDLSAERLGLLAEQERFLRSHGFLESAVDVHGWADDTALAAAHAGRRSYQEQTV
- a CDS encoding putative leader peptide encodes the protein MNRAAYLTTRRHVDLCRVTGSLCHAETPTGRSTTTGEDHAGVVVHPSP
- a CDS encoding MvdC/MvdD family ATP grasp protein translates to MSSTVLILTEDGDTQARHVARALVGRGADALVLEPGWFPGAARLSVTLDHSGTARRVLLAAGRRVDLDRLTSVWFRRPGPPVEGSTQQDGFASDVWDTLDCLAVPATRAAIRRAQRKLYQLSVAGRAGFELPSTLISTDHEELLDFYLAHHGQIVARVLDRPWDVSEPPPVPEEEAPVLTDPAGTGPFPLVAQARVLRRLALRVIVTGSRVFATEIHSPRSVRRLRAHDLPEEVRARCLGVMAHLGLSFGTIDLTLTPEDHYVFLEVNPEGGFLLIEEVTGMPITDALCDVLLDGTPGA